The sequence CATTTGCACCTGGGGGGGCACCCATGCCTACACCTGCACACCCGTGACAgctcccatcccatctccatctgTGCCCCAGCTCTCCTCCCTGCCTGTACCCTGGGGTTACTCCTGTCCCCACCACCTGTACACCAGGGACATCCCATCCACACAGGTGGACTGTACCAGGACTTTGCACCAGCACAAAACTCACACAGCACTGGCATGCTTCATTTTTTATAGATGTATTTTTACAAGCTGGGGAGAGAGGAGTAGAAGTGCCAAGGAAGGAGCATCGCCTGCGTGGGGTCCTCCCTGAAATCCCCCACTGACCCATGCTCAGGCTGAGGGAGTGAACTTGCAGATGTAGTGATGCTGGTGGGTGCAGTTGGCACTGGACCATAGGATGAAGCCTGTTGCAGAGACAGGCTCGGAGTCAGCGGGTGCCACAGCGAGAACAGAGGCACCAGCTCTGCCTGCCTCAGCTCCCCATGGGGGACCAGCcccagaggagcaggaggaagaggaggaagaggagtggGGAGGATGTCAGACCAGGTGCTGGAGGCAGACGCATGATCTGGGGACTCACCACTGCTGTGTGTCAGCATCCCGCAGTTTCCCTCTTGGGCACCATTCCTGGCCAGCCCACTGGTGGCACTGTACTCGTCACCACTCACCCACTGCCAGGACTGGCTCTGTACAGGAAGAGGGGAGTCAGACCCATTTCCCCACTGCCACCTGGCCCCCTGCCACCCCGTGTTCTCACCTCCTGGCTGTAGTGGAGGCCGAGCCAGACAGAATGGCCGCGTTGGTAGTAGGAGATGACTTTCTGCAGGGTGGCTGCCTCCCAGGGCCCCTCCACCCAGAACAGGTGGGCACCAGCATGGCTAGCCTGGCACTGCCTCTGCAGAGAAAGCCCACAGTGCCAGGGCACCCCTGAGAGATGGGGGGTCCCCAGCCACGTGCGTACCCTAGCAGGCTTACCTCAGCCTCATCCCAGCTCTGAGGCTGACGGAAGTACCTGAAACAGCTGAGCCTGAGGTAGGACCAGCCCTTGGGGCAGTAGCCTATGGACCTGGCACCTGGAGAGGAACAGATGGGGGAAGGGATGAGGCAACAGCCAGGGGAAGGGATGGGGGCAGCCAGCATCACCGTCTGGGGAGGAGCATGGttccctcccagccccactggggCAGCAGTTGCCCCCTGGGTTGTAGCACTCACCGGTCGTCTGCAGGAGCCCCACACAGCCCAGTAGCAGGAGAGCAAGTCTGGCTGCTGCCA comes from Patagioenas fasciata isolate bPatFas1 chromosome 6, bPatFas1.hap1, whole genome shotgun sequence and encodes:
- the REG4 gene encoding regenerating islet-derived protein 4; amino-acid sequence: MVAAARLALLLLGCVGLLQTTGARSIGYCPKGWSYLRLSCFRYFRQPQSWDEAERQCQASHAGAHLFWVEGPWEAATLQKVISYYQRGHSVWLGLHYSQESQSWQWVSGDEYSATSGLARNGAQEGNCGMLTHSSGFILWSSANCTHQHHYICKFTPSA